The Vibrio sp. STUT-A11 region CTCACCGCGTGTTTGCTGTTTGGGGTGGTAAATGCGCAGTTTTGGCTTGGCGAATACTTCGGGATCTCTGGCATGTTGCCCATCGGTTTGATGGGATTGTTGTTCAGTGCCATGTGTTTTTTCTATTTTCACTCGCGAGAGAAGCAAGCCATCGCACAGCGTGAATTGGAAACCATCAAGCTCGAGAAAGCGGAAAAAGAGCGCGCCTTATTACTCAGTCAATTGAAACAGATGCAAAGCCAAATTGAGCCGCATTTTTTGTTTAATACCTTGGCGAACATCAGTGCGCTAATGTCACAAGACGTGGATAAAGCCAGAAAGATGCTTGATCAGCTCACCGCATTATTGCGTGCAACATTAAAAAGCTCACGTGAACAAAACACGACCATCGACAATGAAACCGCATTGATTGAGGCGTATCTCGCGATCCAACAAATTCGCTTAGGTGATCGCTTACGATACTCCATTGAAGTCGAGGAAGGGACTGAGCAATTAGAGCTGCCACCAATGATGCTACAACCGCTGGTTGAAAACGCCATTATTCACGGCATTGAACCGAAGCGAGAAGGGGGAGAAGTGAGTCTGCGGATCAAACGTGACAATCGGTTACTTGAAATTGAAGTCCGAGACTCGGGTGTCGGGCTGAACCACGTCAGCCAACATTGTGGATCGGGGATTGGGCTTAGCAACTTAAAGCAGCGAATTGATGCTCTATTTTCCGGAGAAGGGCAGGTGTTAATCAGTGAGCTTGCCGAGGGTGGTGTCAGTGTTCGTTTAAGCTGGCCAATTGAGTGGTAATCACAAAACAAGGATATGGAGAA contains the following coding sequences:
- a CDS encoding histidine kinase; its protein translation is MFSGKSMEKGGWRRSVVETSLFCLFIAVMTLFVWGGPLYIHLLVSFGFGYSAIFFSWLIDKLFPTIPRVMEIAISLTACLLFGVVNAQFWLGEYFGISGMLPIGLMGLLFSAMCFFYFHSREKQAIAQRELETIKLEKAEKERALLLSQLKQMQSQIEPHFLFNTLANISALMSQDVDKARKMLDQLTALLRATLKSSREQNTTIDNETALIEAYLAIQQIRLGDRLRYSIEVEEGTEQLELPPMMLQPLVENAIIHGIEPKREGGEVSLRIKRDNRLLEIEVRDSGVGLNHVSQHCGSGIGLSNLKQRIDALFSGEGQVLISELAEGGVSVRLSWPIEW